The proteins below come from a single Crossiella sp. CA-258035 genomic window:
- a CDS encoding class F sortase, producing the protein MSTTKRSGGRGFAATVLLATTLLLSACGGGGEPAPPQTSAPQTSAAASAETKLKPTDVRIPKIGAQSSLISTAINPDGSLEVPKADKPMQAAWYRMSPVPGDKGPAIILGHVDGNKQPGIFFKLHELAVGDEVFVKRSDGKEVKFVVTAREQKPKNEFPTEAVYGDSPDPILRLITCGGAFDKAAHSYQDNVIVSAKLAA; encoded by the coding sequence ATGTCGACGACCAAGCGCAGTGGTGGCCGCGGTTTCGCGGCCACCGTCCTGCTCGCCACCACGCTGCTGCTGAGCGCGTGCGGCGGTGGCGGGGAGCCCGCCCCGCCGCAGACTTCCGCGCCGCAGACCAGCGCAGCGGCCTCGGCCGAGACCAAGCTCAAGCCGACGGACGTGCGCATCCCGAAGATCGGTGCGCAGTCCTCGCTGATCAGCACCGCGATCAACCCGGACGGGTCGCTCGAGGTGCCCAAGGCGGACAAGCCCATGCAGGCCGCCTGGTACCGGATGAGCCCGGTGCCGGGGGACAAGGGCCCGGCGATCATCCTCGGCCACGTGGACGGCAACAAGCAGCCCGGCATCTTCTTCAAGCTGCACGAGCTGGCCGTCGGTGACGAGGTGTTCGTCAAGCGCAGCGACGGCAAGGAGGTGAAGTTCGTGGTCACCGCCAGGGAGCAGAAGCCCAAGAACGAGTTCCCGACCGAGGCGGTGTACGGCGACAGCCCCGACCCGATCCTGCGGTTGATCACCTGTGGCGGCGCCTTCGACAAGGCCGCGCACAGCTACCAGGACAACGTGATCGTCTCGGCCAAGCTGGCCGCCTGA
- a CDS encoding phosphatase PAP2 family protein yields the protein MSLIPDVSIDLYRAVTGFAASTPDWVRSLVEFGTDAGLFVFGAFFLVLFWRARDRAPLTLATALAVPLAVVGGYAVSEALKLVLQEERPCRAVAGAAAITHCPEVGDWSFPSNHATLAAGSAFALAFVWRRTAWWLLPLAVLMAGSRVFLGVHYPHDVLAGFLLGALLAPALVALVVRVLAPVLARRLQSRPRTSPAS from the coding sequence GTGTCCCTGATCCCTGATGTGAGCATCGACCTCTACCGCGCGGTCACCGGATTCGCCGCGAGCACCCCGGACTGGGTGCGCTCGCTGGTGGAGTTCGGCACCGACGCCGGACTGTTCGTCTTCGGCGCCTTCTTCCTGGTCCTGTTCTGGCGGGCCCGCGACCGCGCGCCCCTGACGCTGGCCACCGCGCTGGCCGTGCCGCTGGCGGTGGTCGGCGGTTACGCCGTCTCCGAGGCGCTCAAGCTCGTCCTGCAAGAGGAACGGCCCTGCCGTGCGGTGGCCGGGGCGGCGGCCATCACGCACTGTCCCGAGGTCGGTGACTGGTCCTTCCCCAGCAACCACGCCACGCTGGCCGCCGGTTCGGCCTTCGCGCTGGCCTTCGTCTGGCGGCGCACCGCGTGGTGGCTGCTGCCGCTGGCCGTGCTGATGGCCGGTTCCCGGGTCTTCCTCGGCGTGCACTACCCGCACGACGTGCTGGCCGGGTTCCTGCTCGGCGCGCTGCTGGCGCCCGCGCTGGTCGCGCTGGTCGTGCGGGTGCTGGCGCCGGTGCTGGCGCGGCGGCTTCAGTCCAGGCCGCGGACCAGCCCGGCCTCGTAG
- a CDS encoding response regulator transcription factor, with protein MIRVVLADDEAVIRAGVRAILAVDNEIEVVGEAADGRQAIERVRELRPDVVLLDIRMPKLDGLAAAAEIRRLAPGTAVVMLTTFSEDAYIARALGDGASGFLLKAGDPRELIAGVRAVAEGAAYLSPKVAHRVLTELSGGLMARGAAAREQTGRLTEREREVLAFVGGGLSNAEIARRLHLVEGTVKAYVSTILSRLGVRNRVQAAILAYEAGLVRGLD; from the coding sequence GTGATCCGAGTGGTGCTGGCCGACGACGAGGCGGTGATCCGGGCCGGGGTCCGGGCCATCCTGGCCGTGGACAACGAGATCGAGGTGGTCGGCGAGGCCGCGGACGGGCGCCAGGCCATCGAGCGGGTCCGCGAGCTGCGGCCGGACGTGGTGCTGCTGGACATCCGGATGCCCAAGCTGGACGGGCTGGCCGCGGCCGCGGAGATCCGCCGCCTGGCGCCGGGCACCGCGGTGGTCATGCTCACCACCTTCTCCGAGGACGCCTACATCGCCCGCGCGCTCGGCGACGGCGCCAGCGGCTTCCTGCTCAAGGCTGGCGATCCCCGGGAGCTGATCGCCGGGGTGCGCGCGGTGGCCGAGGGTGCCGCCTACCTCTCGCCCAAGGTCGCGCACCGGGTGCTCACCGAGCTCAGCGGCGGCCTGATGGCCCGCGGCGCGGCCGCGCGGGAGCAGACCGGCAGGCTCACCGAGCGGGAGCGGGAGGTGCTCGCCTTCGTCGGCGGCGGCCTGTCCAACGCGGAGATCGCCCGCCGCCTGCACCTGGTCGAGGGCACCGTGAAGGCCTACGTCAGCACCATCCTGAGCAGGCTCGGCGTGCGCAACCGGGTGCAGGCGGCGATCCTGGCCTACGAGGCCGGGCTGGTCCGCGGCCTGGACTGA
- a CDS encoding dioxygenase produces MRRDDAPPPQASSRRRFIRSGALGVTAAALAAGGVTASGGQAVAALGQPVRPPADGSPAPVTPACSGRETPAAMEGPLFRPESPERTDLRTPAITGVFLSLRGIVYDTACRPIPRALLEFWQCDQHGDYDVSGFSLRGHQYTGADGGYRLETIIPRDYYGRWGRRAPHIHTHVQAPGGPLLVTQLYFPDNTVAYGRDFAALNAQDALINRACTILLNANSSGAYGGRFDFVVKRTVS; encoded by the coding sequence ATGCGGCGCGATGACGCACCACCACCACAGGCAAGTTCCCGACGACGATTCATCCGCTCCGGCGCGCTCGGGGTGACCGCGGCGGCGCTCGCGGCGGGCGGGGTGACCGCCAGTGGCGGGCAGGCCGTGGCGGCCCTCGGTCAGCCGGTCCGGCCACCCGCGGACGGCTCACCGGCGCCGGTGACCCCGGCCTGCTCCGGCCGGGAGACCCCGGCGGCGATGGAGGGTCCGCTGTTCCGGCCCGAGTCGCCAGAGCGCACCGACCTCCGCACCCCGGCCATCACCGGGGTTTTCCTTTCCCTGCGCGGGATCGTCTACGACACCGCGTGCCGGCCGATTCCGCGCGCGCTGCTGGAGTTCTGGCAGTGCGACCAGCACGGCGACTACGACGTCAGCGGGTTCTCCCTGCGCGGCCACCAGTACACCGGGGCCGACGGCGGCTACCGGCTGGAGACGATCATCCCCAGGGACTACTACGGCCGTTGGGGCCGCCGGGCCCCGCACATCCACACCCACGTCCAGGCGCCCGGCGGGCCGCTGCTGGTCACCCAGCTGTACTTCCCGGACAACACGGTCGCCTACGGGCGGGACTTCGCCGCGCTCAACGCCCAGGACGCGCTGATCAACCGGGCCTGCACGATCCTGTTGAACGCCAACAGTTCCGGTGCCTACGGCGGCCGGTTCGACTTCGTGGTCAAACGGACCGTGTCGTGA
- a CDS encoding tetratricopeptide repeat protein, protein MRDEQADNHNQVDRVMGDLVQVGVVHGGVHLHHSGAVSPARRPSLPSGPRAFVNQVGPLAALDRLLLDRPEEHEPVVATISAGRGFGKTALCLHWGNQHEKEFPDGRIHVGFGAWTDRPRGTAEVLAEVLEQLGCARAGQPTELGALSSLFRELTRGKAFLLVLDDVVAPGQVTALLPSRGRSVVLATGSDNLRALAAQGAHSIELAPLEDDMAELFLSLAEPLVPLMAEQAEAVRAVLDRCHGVPVLLDAVRAMLLVTPGLDFRELLAELDAAGHGVTSMRTSGGEPVDLIFDVVAGKLGPEAAACHRVYGLHPGFAALSAGVLAAATGLTETQVRKGMRELLGLRLVEPPTADRYAMHPWIRSHAAGLVRRFPAEDDDQVLTRTVHSYLTVAASVDQALCPNRPWRARMFPELSTVDSVGRENAEKWLLVEVENLRAVVELAEAAGEHEQVVRFGVLLWSLFLALKRHPEALAVFQAAARSAQALRSPLVESVLRTQIGFVHRHCEEFDDGQRAFDDAIALARTAGDLEARLSASEGLGLMLLDQGRVPEALELLRENLAGARLIDDSRRIALAELHAAKAEQPGVAQVLLTAAEATFRELGEEDNAAKVQLWQGKKLIEARQLGDAGTPLTAALDTMTRLGRDFDRGEVHEALAELATARGEHDSAQRHYRAAADIYAELGLVRQVQRAVAYFRVA, encoded by the coding sequence ATGCGGGACGAGCAGGCGGACAACCACAACCAGGTCGACCGGGTGATGGGGGACCTGGTCCAGGTCGGGGTGGTGCACGGCGGGGTGCACCTGCACCACAGCGGGGCGGTGTCCCCGGCGCGGCGGCCCAGCCTGCCGAGCGGGCCGCGCGCCTTCGTCAACCAGGTCGGCCCGCTGGCCGCGCTGGACCGGCTGCTGCTGGACCGGCCCGAGGAGCACGAGCCGGTCGTGGCCACCATCTCGGCTGGCCGGGGCTTCGGCAAGACCGCGCTGTGCCTGCACTGGGGGAACCAGCACGAGAAGGAGTTCCCGGACGGCCGGATCCACGTCGGCTTCGGCGCCTGGACCGACCGCCCGCGCGGCACCGCGGAGGTGCTGGCCGAGGTGCTGGAGCAGCTGGGCTGCGCCAGGGCCGGTCAGCCGACCGAGCTGGGCGCGCTGTCCAGCCTGTTCCGCGAGCTGACCAGGGGCAAGGCGTTCCTGCTGGTGCTCGACGACGTGGTGGCGCCCGGCCAGGTCACCGCGCTGCTGCCCAGCCGCGGCCGGTCGGTGGTGCTGGCCACCGGCTCGGACAACCTCCGCGCACTGGCCGCGCAGGGCGCGCACTCGATCGAGCTGGCGCCGCTGGAAGACGACATGGCCGAGCTGTTCCTCTCCCTCGCCGAACCGCTGGTGCCGCTGATGGCGGAGCAGGCCGAGGCGGTGCGGGCCGTGCTCGACCGCTGCCACGGGGTGCCGGTGCTGCTGGACGCGGTGCGCGCGATGCTGCTGGTGACGCCCGGCCTGGACTTCCGGGAACTGCTCGCCGAGCTGGACGCGGCCGGGCACGGCGTGACCTCGATGCGCACCTCCGGCGGCGAACCGGTGGACCTGATCTTCGACGTGGTGGCCGGCAAGCTCGGCCCGGAAGCCGCGGCCTGCCACCGGGTTTACGGTCTGCACCCCGGGTTCGCCGCGCTGTCCGCCGGTGTGCTGGCCGCGGCCACTGGGTTGACCGAGACTCAGGTGCGCAAGGGGATGCGTGAGCTCCTGGGGCTGCGCCTGGTGGAGCCGCCGACGGCGGACCGGTACGCGATGCACCCGTGGATCAGGTCGCACGCCGCCGGGCTGGTCCGGCGGTTCCCGGCCGAAGACGATGACCAGGTCCTGACCAGGACGGTGCACAGCTACCTGACCGTCGCCGCGTCCGTTGACCAGGCGCTGTGCCCCAACCGCCCGTGGCGCGCGCGGATGTTCCCGGAACTGTCCACAGTGGACAGTGTTGGCCGGGAGAACGCGGAGAAGTGGCTGCTGGTCGAGGTGGAGAACCTGCGGGCGGTGGTGGAGCTGGCCGAGGCGGCCGGTGAGCACGAGCAGGTGGTCCGGTTCGGCGTCCTGCTGTGGTCGCTGTTCCTGGCGCTGAAGCGGCATCCGGAGGCGCTGGCGGTGTTCCAGGCGGCCGCCCGGTCCGCGCAGGCGCTGCGGTCGCCGCTGGTGGAGAGCGTGCTGCGGACGCAGATCGGGTTCGTGCACCGGCACTGCGAGGAGTTCGACGACGGCCAGCGGGCTTTCGACGACGCGATCGCGCTGGCCAGGACGGCCGGGGACCTGGAGGCGAGGCTGAGCGCGAGCGAGGGCCTTGGCCTGATGCTGCTGGACCAGGGCAGGGTCCCGGAAGCACTGGAGTTGTTGCGGGAGAACCTGGCCGGCGCACGGTTGATCGACGACTCGCGCCGGATCGCGCTGGCCGAGTTGCACGCCGCCAAGGCGGAACAGCCGGGTGTCGCGCAGGTGCTGCTCACGGCCGCTGAAGCGACGTTCCGCGAGCTGGGCGAGGAGGACAACGCGGCGAAAGTCCAGCTGTGGCAGGGAAAGAAGCTCATCGAGGCGCGGCAGCTCGGTGACGCGGGCACTCCGCTGACCGCGGCGCTGGACACCATGACCAGGCTGGGCCGGGACTTCGACCGCGGCGAGGTGCACGAGGCGCTGGCCGAGCTGGCCACCGCGCGGGGCGAGCACGACTCGGCCCAGCGGCACTACCGGGCCGCCGCCGACATCTACGCCGAGCTGGGCCTGGTGCGGCAGGTGCAACGGGCGGTGGCCTACTTCCGGGTGGCCTGA
- a CDS encoding NACHT domain-containing protein: MSQVLLEAALLKLGTAAVRTATKLWLADDKVAAEVGANAVDLVSERFGNQRDKRRFARMLETFAEAVVDRLEPVIEAEFAALPEHERAAAVHAVQDTFEQAALVDKDLFAADLDARHLDRALRRQAPGHAALLSADTEALYDLLLRESCGYVIEIARGLPAFSTAALTELLRRDTEIINGIREVLARLPQRDRSAGFDYDYRQQAARKLDHIELFGVTLDDASRRYPLSVAYISLTADTGHGRPERIEDLLARSSKLFIRGEAGLGKTTLLHWIAVRSARRDFPPALAAWNQTIPFFVPLRRYADRDLPRPEQFLDEVGRHIADEMPKGWVQQHLRGGHAVVLIDGVDELAPARREEARDWLRHLTLSFPEARWVITSRPGAAQPDWLATDGFLSLDLQPMTPADVRTFIHRWHTAMQSLSADEETKAQLESYHQNLRTQLDTRNHLRRLAGYPPPVGLNRTENALLLGDLAYWLIRKRAQRHRNRTRHRAVGPPVALNGPGPGRAGRGLPASADPLGLAA; the protein is encoded by the coding sequence ATGAGCCAGGTGTTGCTCGAAGCCGCCCTGCTCAAGCTCGGCACCGCCGCCGTGCGCACCGCCACCAAGCTGTGGCTGGCCGATGACAAGGTCGCCGCCGAGGTCGGCGCCAACGCGGTGGACCTGGTGTCCGAGCGGTTCGGCAACCAGCGCGACAAACGCCGCTTCGCCCGGATGCTGGAGACCTTCGCCGAGGCCGTGGTGGACCGGCTGGAACCCGTCATCGAGGCCGAGTTCGCCGCCCTGCCCGAGCACGAGCGCGCCGCCGCCGTGCACGCGGTCCAGGACACCTTCGAGCAGGCCGCCCTGGTGGACAAGGACCTCTTCGCCGCCGACCTGGACGCCCGCCACCTGGACCGCGCCCTGCGCCGCCAGGCCCCCGGCCACGCCGCCCTGCTCTCCGCCGACACCGAGGCCCTCTACGACCTGCTGCTACGCGAGTCCTGCGGCTACGTCATCGAGATCGCCCGCGGCCTGCCTGCCTTCAGCACCGCCGCGCTGACCGAGCTGTTGCGCAGGGACACCGAGATCATCAACGGCATCCGCGAGGTGCTGGCCCGGCTGCCGCAACGCGACCGCAGCGCCGGTTTTGACTACGACTACCGCCAGCAGGCCGCCCGCAAGCTGGACCACATCGAGCTCTTCGGCGTCACCCTGGACGACGCGAGCAGGCGCTACCCGCTCAGCGTGGCCTACATCAGCCTCACCGCGGACACCGGCCACGGCCGCCCGGAACGCATCGAGGACCTGCTGGCCAGGAGCAGCAAGCTGTTCATCCGCGGCGAGGCCGGCCTCGGCAAGACCACCCTGCTGCACTGGATCGCGGTGCGCAGCGCCCGCCGCGACTTCCCGCCCGCGCTGGCCGCCTGGAACCAGACCATCCCGTTCTTCGTCCCGCTGCGCCGCTACGCCGACCGCGACCTGCCCCGCCCCGAGCAGTTCCTGGACGAGGTCGGCCGCCACATCGCCGACGAGATGCCCAAGGGCTGGGTCCAGCAGCACCTGCGCGGCGGCCACGCGGTGGTCCTCATCGACGGCGTGGACGAGCTGGCCCCGGCCCGCCGCGAGGAGGCCCGCGACTGGCTGCGCCACCTCACCCTGAGCTTCCCCGAGGCCCGCTGGGTGATCACCTCCCGCCCCGGCGCCGCCCAACCGGACTGGCTGGCCACCGACGGCTTCCTCAGCCTCGACCTGCAACCCATGACGCCCGCCGACGTGCGCACCTTCATCCACCGCTGGCACACCGCCATGCAGTCGCTCTCCGCCGACGAGGAGACCAAGGCCCAGCTCGAGTCCTACCACCAGAACCTGCGCACCCAGCTGGACACCCGCAACCACCTCCGCCGCCTGGCGGGCTATCCCCCGCCGGTTGGCCTCAACCGCACCGAGAACGCCTTGCTGTTGGGCGATCTGGCCTACTGGCTGATCCGCAAACGAGCGCAGCGACATCGAAACCGAACGCGCCATCGAGCAGTTGGGCCGCCGGTTGCGCTCAATGGCCCAGGTCCAGGCCGAGCCGGAAGAGGTCTACCGGCATCTGCTGATCCGCTCGGGCTTGCTGCGTGA
- a CDS encoding sigma-70 family RNA polymerase sigma factor gives MDQERLAAAAQRALVRVRAAGASKEQAEDCVQDAVADLLASAHTTPVDRPEAWLTTVSRRRFADQLRRRRREQTALARSDAQRAVFGADPSEAVADRDQARWMAAALDELPETTREVVAMAGAGKPPTEIATELGLSSRSVESHLTRARRLLRRLAAAAVLPLGAGLAGIWRWLGAGNLAGAKVALAAVSVPLALGSLAVLPPLPGPELSPEPPPLALVEVPQETPQPVPPPAQGGTQADPPASDTRQPGSTGRSGSGGNGKADPPAHGKGKDGNGKDRGRKPADRGQSFQSSGWSGHRSDRAGKNRQDLFAGPGGPARQHSGGRSRH, from the coding sequence ATGGACCAGGAGCGACTTGCCGCCGCCGCCCAGCGGGCGCTGGTGCGCGTCCGCGCGGCAGGCGCCAGCAAGGAACAGGCCGAGGACTGCGTGCAGGACGCGGTGGCCGACCTGCTGGCCAGCGCGCACACCACGCCGGTCGACCGGCCGGAGGCCTGGCTGACCACGGTCTCCCGGCGCCGGTTCGCGGACCAGCTGCGCCGCCGCAGGCGTGAGCAGACCGCGCTGGCCCGCAGTGACGCCCAGCGCGCGGTGTTCGGCGCCGACCCCTCCGAGGCGGTGGCCGACCGCGACCAGGCCCGCTGGATGGCCGCCGCGCTGGACGAGCTGCCCGAGACCACCCGCGAGGTGGTGGCCATGGCGGGCGCGGGCAAGCCGCCCACCGAGATCGCCACCGAGCTGGGCCTGAGCAGCCGCTCGGTCGAGTCGCACCTGACCAGGGCGCGCAGGCTGCTGCGCCGCCTGGCCGCGGCCGCGGTGCTGCCGCTGGGCGCCGGCCTGGCCGGGATCTGGCGCTGGCTGGGCGCGGGCAACCTGGCCGGGGCCAAGGTCGCGCTGGCCGCGGTGTCGGTACCGCTGGCCCTGGGCTCACTGGCCGTGCTGCCGCCGCTGCCGGGCCCGGAGCTCAGCCCCGAACCGCCACCGCTGGCCCTGGTCGAGGTGCCGCAGGAGACCCCGCAGCCGGTGCCACCGCCCGCGCAGGGCGGCACCCAAGCGGACCCACCTGCCTCGGACACCCGTCAGCCTGGCTCGACCGGCCGGTCCGGCTCCGGCGGCAACGGCAAAGCGGACCCGCCCGCGCACGGCAAGGGCAAGGACGGCAACGGCAAGGACCGGGGTCGCAAACCAGCTGACCGAGGACAAAGTTTCCAAAGTTCTGGCTGGTCAGGGCATAGATCTGACCGCGCCGGGAAAAATCGTCAAGATCTTTTTGCGGGTCCGGGCGGTCCCGCGCGACAACACAGTGGTGGACGCAGCAGGCACTGA
- a CDS encoding histidine kinase — translation MRSRWTPTTLALDLALWLTFGMVTVGGSQVPKASPWFWPTVAGVVLLTLLAVFVSRISPALGLALAMFGTAWLLTFVFLLTLLSFLAGRRPDRGPPALLWLAGALVIGALWLTLASQPVGELVTGVFVLLLAVIFPVLAGRCWRLYQDLVSAGWRRAEQLESQQMVLADRARLRERARIAQDMHDSLGHELSLIALRAGALEIAPDLSERHRGSAGELRATATAATESLRDIIGVLRDETDPVPLEPVGEQAAELIERARASGMAIDLVVTGTATLPPMVDRALYRVVQEALTNATKHAPGALVTVRIEHGDGETAVTATNEQPRQPGNGLASGQRGLLGLRERVRLLGGSLTAGPHQGGFRVAARLPHQSRSVAPQPEAAERSESASQLARAQRRVWRGLLAAVFIPVGAGIVLCLGVLGVYLFVTVNSVLKPAPFDQIRVGQSRAELAEVLPRYEMADPPSERGLQPEAGVRCAYYRSSTGVFNQVDVHQLCFAGEALVYKYVIPRGLR, via the coding sequence GTGCGCTCCCGCTGGACCCCGACCACGCTCGCCCTCGACCTGGCGCTGTGGCTGACCTTCGGCATGGTCACGGTGGGCGGCAGCCAGGTGCCCAAGGCGAGTCCGTGGTTCTGGCCGACCGTGGCCGGGGTGGTGCTGCTCACCCTGCTGGCGGTGTTCGTCAGCCGGATCAGCCCCGCGCTCGGCCTGGCGCTGGCCATGTTCGGCACCGCCTGGCTGCTCACCTTCGTCTTCCTGCTCACCCTGCTCAGCTTCCTGGCCGGTCGCCGCCCGGACCGCGGCCCGCCCGCGCTGCTCTGGCTGGCCGGCGCGCTCGTCATCGGCGCGCTGTGGCTGACCCTGGCCAGCCAGCCGGTCGGCGAGCTGGTCACCGGTGTGTTCGTGCTGCTGCTCGCGGTGATCTTCCCGGTGCTGGCCGGGCGCTGCTGGCGGCTCTACCAGGACCTGGTGTCCGCGGGCTGGCGGCGGGCGGAGCAGCTGGAGAGCCAGCAGATGGTCCTGGCCGACCGGGCCAGGCTGCGGGAGCGGGCGCGGATCGCCCAGGACATGCACGACTCGCTCGGCCACGAGCTGAGCCTGATCGCGCTGCGGGCGGGCGCCCTGGAGATCGCGCCCGACCTCAGCGAACGGCACCGCGGCTCGGCAGGGGAGCTGCGCGCCACCGCCACCGCGGCCACCGAGTCACTGCGCGACATCATCGGCGTGCTGCGCGACGAGACCGACCCGGTGCCGCTGGAACCGGTCGGCGAGCAGGCCGCCGAGCTCATCGAGCGCGCCCGCGCCTCCGGCATGGCCATCGACCTGGTGGTCACCGGCACGGCGACCCTGCCGCCGATGGTGGACCGCGCGCTGTACCGGGTGGTGCAGGAGGCGCTGACCAACGCCACCAAGCACGCGCCGGGCGCGCTGGTCACGGTGCGGATCGAGCACGGCGACGGCGAGACCGCGGTGACCGCGACCAACGAGCAGCCGCGGCAGCCCGGCAACGGCCTGGCCTCCGGGCAGCGCGGCCTGCTCGGGCTGCGGGAACGGGTCCGGCTGCTCGGCGGCAGCCTGACCGCCGGTCCGCACCAGGGCGGGTTCCGGGTCGCCGCCCGGCTGCCGCACCAGAGCAGATCCGTTGCGCCGCAACCGGAAGCGGCCGAGCGCTCGGAGTCGGCCAGCCAGCTGGCCAGGGCGCAGCGCCGGGTGTGGCGGGGCCTGCTGGCCGCGGTGTTCATCCCGGTCGGCGCGGGCATCGTGCTCTGCCTCGGCGTGCTCGGCGTCTACCTTTTCGTCACGGTCAACTCGGTGCTCAAGCCGGCGCCGTTCGACCAGATACGGGTCGGCCAGAGCAGGGCGGAGCTGGCGGAGGTGCTGCCCAGGTACGAGATGGCCGACCCGCCGTCGGAGCGCGGCCTGCAACCGGAGGCCGGGGTGCGCTGCGCGTACTACCGTTCCTCGACCGGGGTGTTCAACCAGGTCGACGTGCACCAGCTGTGCTTCGCGGGCGAGGCGCTGGTCTACAAGTACGTGATTCCACGGGGGCTGCGGTGA